Proteins encoded together in one Cydia pomonella isolate Wapato2018A chromosome 10, ilCydPomo1, whole genome shotgun sequence window:
- the LOC133521996 gene encoding uncharacterized protein LOC133521996, producing the protein MLSSEVGCQQGDPLGPAIFSLAINPIIQNLKSKFNVWYLDDGTLGGDLESVLSDLSIIKSKFETIGLDLNYSKCELFIHNASLNLLDVKQKFDFLTPNIKIIDKSSLCLLGSPIFEESYSNFISDTTSKFQNYESRLLEISPHFALCIIKFCLFVPKLMYVIRCCSFSKFQNLLIPLDNIIKNSLESILNLQLSEESWTQASLPIRHGGIGIRKISSVSTPAFLSSVHSSAILVGKILRACPPNYEIAGLTESKNAWSIACPGKDFPENPNSQKIWDDIQCKIIYDALLSRSTGSARARLLAAGSRESGAWLHAFPSVHTGTFLEPHTLRVAACLRLGVRVCAPHRCPCGTDVDVLGHHGLSCQRSAGRFSRHAALNDILRRSLASVNVPALLEPPGIIRDDGKRPDGMTLIPWKLGRVLVWDATCVDTLAPSHLHGTSAKAGAAAEAAEKLKKTKYRGLGTEYNFVPFGVETLGPWGPSAFNLFKEVSKRIREVTGDRRAGSFLAQRISLAIQRGNAASIYGTMPQGDSFILF; encoded by the coding sequence ATGCTATCTTCAGAAGTCGGCTGCCAGCAAGGTGATCCTCTCGGACCGGCAATATTCAGTTTGGCCATTAATccaattattcaaaatttaaaatcaaaatttaacgtTTGGTATTTAGACGACGGAACCCTGGGAGGCGACCTCGAATCCGTGCTATCAGACCTTTCGatcattaaatcaaaatttgaaacaattgGCTTAGACCTAAACTATAGCAAATGTGAACTTTTTATTCATAACGCCTCTTTAAATCTTCTGGATGTAAAGCAAAAATTTGATTTCCTTACaccaaacattaaaataatagataaaagcTCTCTTTGCCTCCTTGGGTCTCCTATTTTTGAAGAATCCTATTCAAATTTCATTTCCGACACAACTTCTAAATTCCAAAATTATGAAAGTCGTCTTCTCGAAATTAGTCCGCATTTCgctttatgtattattaaattctGCCTCTTTGTACCAAAATTAATGTATGTAATTCGCTGTTGCTCTttctcaaaatttcaaaatttgttaaTACCTTTAGacaacattatcaaaaatagtTTGGAATCGATTTTGAACTTGCAGCTTAGTGAAGAGTCCTGGACCCAGGCATCCCTTCCCATTCGTCACGGTGGGATAGGGATCCGCAAAATTTCTAGTGTTTCTACCCCGGCGTTTTTATCTTCCGTTCATAGCTCAGCAATTCTCGTAGGCAAAATCCTAAGGGCCTGCCCTCCAAACTATGAGATTGCTGGCTTAACGGAGTCTAAAAACGCCTGGTCCATTGCCTGCCCGGGTAAGGATTTTCCCGAAAATCCAAATTCACAAAAGATCTGGGACGACAttcaatgtaaaataatttacgaCGCTCTTTTAAGCCGCAGCACAGGTTCAGCACGCGCCAGACTGCTAGCAGCAGGTTCCAGGGAGTCCGGCGCCTGGCTGCACGCCTTCCCGTCGGTACATACCGGAACCTTCCTGGAACCGCACACTCTGCGCGTTGCTGCCTGTCTGCGTCTCGGCGTCCGGGTTTGCGCTCCACATAGGTGCCCCTGCGGCACTGACGTCGACGTCCTCGGACACCACGGACTCtcctgccaaaggagcgccggccgcttctctagacacgccgcgctcaacgacattctccgccggtctcttgccagcgtCAATGTGCCAGCTCTACTCGAGCCCCCCGGCATTATAAGAGatgatggtaagagaccggatggaatgacactaattccgtggaagttgggacgggtgctggtgtgggacgccacctgtgtagacaccctagccccgtctcatctccacggcacttcTGCTAaggctggcgcggcggcagaggcggccgaaaaattaaaaaagactaaatataggggtctcggcaccgaatataatttcgtaccatttggcgtcgagacccttggtccgtggggtccgagcgcctttaacctttttaaggaagtttctaaaaggattagagaggtcactggtgaccgcagagctggcagcttcctcgctcaaagaattagtcttgcgatacagcgaggaaatgctgctagcatctacggcaccatgccgcagggggatagttttattttattttaa
- the LOC133521998 gene encoding uncharacterized protein LOC133521998 gives MMRIVISGASARTGVVVLVVASSAGVSARVAGKVGGYSNKSSGKSTSGINEEIIWVSIGMAIAIAVLITIALCYILCEKCSKRRAHREQS, from the exons ATGATGAGAATCGtgataa GCGGTGCGAGTGCGCGGACAGGAGTGGTGGTGTTGGTGGTGGCGAGCAGCGCCGGTGTGTCGGCGCGCGTAGCTGGCAAGGTTGGCGGCTACTCCAACAAGAGCAGCG GTAAATCAACAAGTGGCATCAACGAGGAAATCATCTGGGTCAGCATAGGCATGGCGATAGCGATAGCCGTACTCATAACCATCGCGCTCTGCTACATTCTCTGCGAGAAGTGCTCTAAGCGGCGCGCGCACCGCGAGCAATCATGA
- the LOC133521743 gene encoding activity-regulated cytoskeleton associated protein 2-like codes for MAHISMSTEQLQQLVTSLTAAALQAATGGVKTTTVSFANVSFSYDGTRESIRLEEFLSAASVYKKVNNDMSDEAAIMSLPLVLKGEASTWWQGVKDSITCWTDFEARLRHAFAPKISGVQIFQEVFSRKQPADMLTETFIAKNRALLTQLRSPGLTEELQIDAIHGQLHINIRERIPRDSVTTFDQLLTAARNVEQVLREKSSSVSSTGQSENQTGLSKKKQRCDYCRATGHTVEECRKRLKQMSGQTGQGPGPDVTGTRSDGTRCKTTMCTDIFY; via the coding sequence ATGGCTCACATATCCATGTCTACGGAGCAGCTACAGCAATTGGTGACGTCACTTACAGCTGCTGCCCTGCAAGCTGCAACTGGTGGTGTCAAGACTACAACGGTATCATTTGCTAACGTGTCATTTTCCTACGACGGCACTAGAGAATCCATTCGCCTGGAAGAGTTCTTATCAGCCGCATCAGTCtataaaaaagttaataatGACATGTCGGACGAAGCTGCTATTATGAGTCTTCCTTTGGTGTTGAAAGGTGAAGCTTCGACATGGTGGCAAGGAGTAAAAGATAGTATTACCTGTTGGACCGACTTTGAGGCAAGACTGCGTCACGCGTTTGCACCAAAAATATCTGGCGTCCAAATATTCCAGGAAGTGTTTTCACGCAAGCAACCGGCAGACATGCTGACAGAGACATTTATTGCAAAGAACAGAGCCCTGTTGACTCAGCTACGTTCACCGGGTTTGACAGAGGAACTACAAATAGATGCTATTCATGGCCAGTTGCATATTAATATACGCGAGAGGATACCACGTGACTCAGTGACGACATTCGACCAGCTGCTAACTGCTGCTAGAAATGTTGAACAGGTGCTACGTGAGAAGTCTTCATCGGTGTCGTCTACTGGCCAAAGCGAAAACCAAACTGGGCTGAGCAAAAAGAAACAGCGCTGCGACTACTGTCGTGCCACAGGCCATACCGTCGAGGAATGTCGAAAAAGACTGAAGCAAATGAGTGGACAGACTGGACAGGGTCCAGGGCCAGATGTAACCGGGACTCGGAGCGATGGGACGAGATGTAAAACCACAATGTGCACGGATATCTTTTATTGA